In Phocoena sinus isolate mPhoSin1 chromosome X, mPhoSin1.pri, whole genome shotgun sequence, a genomic segment contains:
- the RIBC1 gene encoding RIB43A-like with coiled-coils protein 1, with protein sequence MYKVDPPPDPKEVAAIEARRNQEKEQQSQFFNVWTREMRVDAEALNSQVEEKKLRKAKKQSKVAAYGKSPRPGASQRRKARAEWDNAGQFCFGVGPEAWGVVRQTRLTFGDSGCAEWALSLPWGLLHAPTHHPQVPTRCNMMWWLRYYRRNRQNGQVGWPRKCKFRKQKKQLKKRRELDFWDSDRLWREFPAHLGDNDPHWGPTSLQCFSGEDLDRAICLRMQQEEFMHSLEKPLQEQQQARVENCADMLSEQLHLAVDLQATQLAKLEDCCHKAIMSAMANANKAQVAKMAKQQRREHQHQQEDNLMENQNQITSELLTENPQVAQNPMAPHRVLPYCWKGVILEQRAAIRKVQEVQHHEKEAQRQTEQALDTKWESQPMCLAQAAMELEEQERELCAEFRRVLGSFNQ encoded by the exons ATGTATAAGGTAGACCCACCACCAGATCCCAAGGAGGTGGCAGCCATAGAGGctagaagaaatcaagaaaaggAGCAACAGAGCCAATTCTTCAATGTGTGGACCAGAGAAATGCGG GTGGATGCTGAAGCCCTgaacagccaggtggaagagAAAAAGCTTAGGAAGGCAAAAAAGCAGAGCAAGGTGGCAGCTTATGGTAAAAGCCCAAGGCCAGGGGCCagccaaagaagaaaagcaagggcCGAGTGGGATAACGCAGGGCAGTTCTGCTTCGGAGTGGGGCCTGAGGCCTGGGGTGTGGTAAGACAAACCAGATTGACCTTTGGGGACAGTGGCTGTGCTGAGTGGGCTCTGTCCCTCCCATGGGGCCTTCTCCATGCCCCTACCCACCACCCCCAGGTACCAACCAGGTGCAATATGATGTGGTGGCTCAGATACTACAGAAGGAACAGGCAGAACGGACAGGTCGGCTGGCCAAGAAAATGCAAGTTTCGGAAGCAGAAGAAGCAGCTCAAGAAAAGGCGTGAACTTGACTTTTGGGATTCAGACCGACTCTGGAGGGAGTTTCCAGCTCATCTTGGTGACAATGACCCCCACTGGGGCCCAACCAGCCTGCAGTGCTTCTCTGGGGAAGATTTGGACAGGGCCATATGCCTGAGAATGCAGCAGGAAGAGTTCATGCACAGCCTGGAGAAGCCGCTGCAAGAGCAACAGCAAGCCAGAGTTGAGAACTGTGCAG ATATGCTCAGTGAACAGCTGCACCTAGCCGTGGACTTGCAGGCCACCCAGCTGGCCAAGCTGGAGGACTGCTGCCACAAGGCCATAATGTCTGCCATGGCCAACGCCAACAAGGCCCAG GTAGCTAAGATGGCTAAGCAGCAGCGCCGTGAGCATCAGCACCAACAGGAGGACAACCTCATGGAGAACCAAAACCAGATCACAAGTGAACTACTGACTGAGAACCCCCAGGTCGCCCAAAACCCTATGGCTCCCCACAGGGTCCTGCCCTATTGCTGGAAGGGTGTGATTCTAGAGCAGAGAGCTGCCATCAGGAAAGTACAGGAGGTGCAACACCATGAAAAGGAGGCACAGCGCCAGACCGAACAAGCACTGGATACCAAATGGGAAAGCCAGCCCATGTGCTTGGCCCAGGCAGCAATGGAGCTAGAAGAACAGGAGAGGGAGCTGTGTGCTGAATTTCGGAGGGTACTAGGCTCCTTCAACCAGTAG
- the HSD17B10 gene encoding 3-hydroxyacyl-CoA dehydrogenase type-2 → MAAACRSVKGLVAVITGGASGLGLATAERLVGQGATAVLLDLPNSDGETQAKKLGKNCAFAPADVTSEKDVQAALTLAKEKFGRVDVAVNCAGIAVASKTYNLKKSQAHTLEDFQRVLNVNLIGTFNVIRLVAGEMGRNEPDQGGQRGVIINTASVAAFEGQVGQAAYSASKGGIVGMTLPIARDLAPMGIRVMTIAPGLFGTPLLTTLPDKVRNFLASQVPFPSRLGDSAEYAHLVQAIIENPFLNGEVIRLDGAIRMQP, encoded by the exons ATGGCTGCTGCGTGTCGGAGCGTGAAG GGTCTGGTCGCCGTAATAACCGGTGGAGCCTCGGGCCTCGGCTTGGCCACGGCGGAGCGactggtggggcagggggccaCTGCTGTACTTCTCGACCTGCCCAACTCGGATGGGGAGACCCAGGCCAAGAAGTTAGGGAAGAACTGCGCCTTTGCCCCAGCGGAC GTGACCTCAGAGAAGGACGTGCAAGCAGCCCTGACTCTAGCAAAAGAAAAGTTTGGCCGTGTGGATGTGGCAGTCAACTGTGCAGGCATTGCAGTGGCCAGCAAGACATACAACTTAAAGAAGAGCCAGGCCCATACCTTGGAGGACTTTCAGCGAGTTCTCAAT GTGAATCTCATAGGCACCTTCAATGTGATCCGCCTGGTAGCTGGTGAGATGGGCCGGAATGAACCAGACCAGGGAGGCCAACGTGGGGTCATCATCAACACAGCCAGTGTAGCTGCCTTTGAGGGCCAG GTTGGACAAGCTGCATACTCTGCTTCCAAGGGGGGCATAGTGGGCATGACACTGCCCATTGCTCGGGATCTGGCTCCCATGGGCATCCGGGTGATGACCATTGCTCCAG GCCTATTTGGCACTCCGCTGTTGACCACCCTCCCAGATAAAGTGCGCAACTTCCTGGCCAGCCAGGTGCCCTTCCCCAGCCGACTGGGTGACTCTGCTGAGTATGCTCATCTGGTACAGGCCATCATCGAGAACCCATTCCTCAATGGAGAGGTCATCCGGCTGGATGGGGCCATCCGCATGCAGCCTTGA